TTGCTTATCTAACTGAGGCACTAATTGAGCAGCCACATACTCTGCCACCGAACAATTAAACCACTGGCCTAATACCGGTTGTTGACCGGAACAACGCTTATTGAATTCCTGGGTAAGTTCCCACTGCGATCTAGATAATGTTGTCCCATCCTGGGCTTTTGCAACCACATCCATCACTATTGTTCCCTGTCTACTTACTAGACCCAATCACTGTGGGTAGTCTAAATCAAAAGTCAGGGTTATCATAACAAGGCTCAAACAGTGATGACAAGGCTCTACCATTTAGTCAACAAAATACCAAACAACACTTGCTGTATATAATAATTGACAGGGTTACTTCTTTATTGTTTGGCTTCTATATCAACAACACCAGACTTTTTATATAACTGTTGGTATAGCGGTGTTCTTTTAACTTTTTTTATTGCACCATTAATTTTAGTAAAATCCGCCTGAGCTATGCTTGCTTTGCTAAAAATAAAATGCACAGGGTTGTTGTGTACGACAAAAGGCAAAAGCTCAACCTGACCTTTTTTATCATGTATAGTGGTAAAATAATCAAAATACACCACATCTTGCACAACACCATCAGCCCTATTGTTTAACAAACGAAACATCTGTTTATCATTATCGATATCAGCATAAACGAGCGCTTTAAATTTTTTTTGTTGAATAGCTTTAGCATAGGCAGGCCCATACCATGCACCTAACTGAACATTGAGCCGCATATTCAGCCCAATTAAATCCTCTAATTTGGCTATTTCCCACCGCTTAACCTCCCCTCTGCGCACAGCAATCCTTATTTGCTCAAGTCGATAAGCGGTTGAGTAATAAGCAAACTGCTCTCGTTCAGCCACCCGAGAAGCCAGCCCTAAAAAGTCTACCCGCCCTTTTTGAACTTCATATAGTGAACGCTTCCAGGGTAGCTGCACCAATGTTAAGGGGCAATTGAGTTGTTTAAAAACTGCTTTAATAAAACGTATATCCAGCCCCACCACTTTTCCTTGCGGATTTTTCATCATGTAAGGCGGCAGTTCTGTCCATGCCATCATATAATTGGGTTTAAGACACTGATCTCCCCTGGCCATCTGCACACCAGAAAAGAGTAGGCTCCACCCCCACAAGATTAAGCACCTAACCATTAGCCATCTACTTTATTGCATTAAACTATGCTCTTATTTTAATTGTAGCTAGCCTAATACCATCAGATGGCTAAATAATTACCCTTATCCCCCTGCTGAGCGCATTCCCGAATCTGCTGTAATAGTCAGATTGCGCTGAGAAAGTAACAAGGGGATCCCACCCATCATCAGCATTACCACTGCCAATAATACCAGTGGTGGTATTGTTAGTTGCGTCATGACCATGACCAGTAATGAGGCCCCTACCATTTGAACACACCCCAACATCGCAGCCGCAGTGCCTGCACACTCAGCAAATGGAGCTAACGCTAAACTGGTAGCCGACCCCAAAATTAAGGCAAAACCAACACATGCCATGCCAACAGGCATCATTAAGCTGACGGCTAACGATAACCCCAATGAGCCACTGGCTAACATCAGCAGGCCTGCGCAAACCATCAACAGTAGTCCGATCAAGGTACAATGGTGTTGTCCAATCCGTTGAATCAGCCATGGGGCAGTCATACTAGTCAGTAAAATCCATAAGGCATTCATTCCAAACAAGGCACCATAAGCCAACTTAGAAAAACCAGCTTGCTTGATCAGCACCACTGGTGACCAAGTAACATAGGCTAAAATCATTGTCATTGCCGCCAAACAGCAACAACTATAGTATTGAAAACCCTTATGGCTAATAATGCGTCTATAACTAGTTAAAACCTGATGGATGGGCTCAGAAAAAGCGGGTTTGGTTTCTGGTAAGCCGTAATTAACCAACACTACAACTAACAATGCATAAATAGCCAGGGCGTAAAAACAAGCTTGCCACCCCCATTGAGCAATTAACAGTCCACCCAATAGCGGAGCTAATGCAGGTGCCAAATTAATTGCTCCGAGCATATAACTATAAGCAGCTGCACTTTGTTGCCCCGAAAAACAGTCCCTCACAATTGCAAATGCAG
This genomic interval from Spartinivicinus ruber contains the following:
- a CDS encoding multidrug effflux MFS transporter, coding for MNNVMPSTSRALLLSLIALVLFSPVGIDIYLPAVPNLIDHFKAQQDQVQNTITVFLLAMGLGQLVIGPLADHWGRRYIALMGIILYGVSSVLAVSVSSITEFMWVRAVQGFAACCTSVAAFAIVRDCFSGQQSAAAYSYMLGAINLAPALAPLLGGLLIAQWGWQACFYALAIYALLVVVLVNYGLPETKPAFSEPIHQVLTSYRRIISHKGFQYYSCCCLAAMTMILAYVTWSPVVLIKQAGFSKLAYGALFGMNALWILLTSMTAPWLIQRIGQHHCTLIGLLLMVCAGLLMLASGSLGLSLAVSLMMPVGMACVGFALILGSATSLALAPFAECAGTAAAMLGCVQMVGASLLVMVMTQLTIPPLVLLAVVMLMMGGIPLLLSQRNLTITADSGMRSAGG
- a CDS encoding substrate-binding periplasmic protein, which produces MVRCLILWGWSLLFSGVQMARGDQCLKPNYMMAWTELPPYMMKNPQGKVVGLDIRFIKAVFKQLNCPLTLVQLPWKRSLYEVQKGRVDFLGLASRVAEREQFAYYSTAYRLEQIRIAVRRGEVKRWEIAKLEDLIGLNMRLNVQLGAWYGPAYAKAIQQKKFKALVYADIDNDKQMFRLLNNRADGVVQDVVYFDYFTTIHDKKGQVELLPFVVHNNPVHFIFSKASIAQADFTKINGAIKKVKRTPLYQQLYKKSGVVDIEAKQ